The genomic segment AAAAAACTTAGTTCCAGAAGCAACAAAAAGCTCTGTAACTGGAATTTTAATTACTGGAGTTATGCGCGTAGTTCTTTTCTTGGCTGCTCTTGGTGTTATTACAAAAGGATATGCAATAGACCCTACAAATCCTGCTGCTTCTGTTTTTCAAAGTGCCGCTGGAGATATAGGCTATAAAATTTTTGGAATAGTATTATGGTCAGCTGGAACTACATCAGTTATAGGTTGTGCTTATACTTCAGTATCATTTATGAAATCTTTCAGTGAAAAAATAGATAAATTCTATAGCAAAATTATAATTGCATTTATTGTTTTTTCTACTATTGTTTTTGTAATAGTAGGACAACCAGCAAAAGTTCTTGTTATTGTTGGGACAATAAATGGATTCGTACTTCCTATAACACTTACTTCTATTTTAATTGGTGCTCATAATAAAAAAATTGTTGGAGAATATAAACACCCTGTTTGGATGACTATTGCTGGATTCATAGTTGTAGCAATTACAGCATATATGAGTGTTCATACTGCTCTTACGCAGCTTTTCTAATTATTAGGTTACTATCAAAGAGAATGAGGTTCCAGTATTTTGGGCCTGTGGTGTAACTCCACAAGCAGTTGCTATGGAAGTTAAACCATAGATTATGATCACTCATTCTCCAAGGCATATGTTTATAACTGATATAAATGATGAACAGTTTAGTGTTTTATAATTTTCAAAAATCTTTGGAGGCTAATATACTATGGATAAAAATAAATTTGAAATTTCTCAAATAAGTGAAACATCAGCTTTAGTTGAATTCGGGAAAGAAATTAGTGCAGATATAAATAAGAAAGTTCGTACTTTCTGTTCATATCTTGATAAACATCCTTTCACTGGAATGGTAGAATATATACCTGCCTTTGCTAGTGTTTCTATTGTTTATAATCCTTTAAAACTTAATACCGACTCTCCTTATGATGATGTAAAATCTATTTTAAATGATATATTGTCCAAGCTTGACTTTACTTCACCTGACAAGGAGCACATTGTTGCAATCCCTGTATGCTATGGAGGAGAATTTGGCCCAGATTTAGAACATGTGGCTAAAATTAATAATCTTACAGTAGATGAAGTAATTAAAATTCATTCAGAAGGAAACTATTTAGTATATATGATCGGATTTGCACCAGGCTTTCCTTATTTAGGAGGAATGTCTGAAAAAATTTCAGCACCAAGACGCGAGTCGCCAAGAGCAGTAATACCAGCTGGATCAGTTGGCATTGCTGGAATGCAGACTGGAGTATACCCAATAGAAACTCCAGGCGGATGGCAGCTTATTGGAAGAACTCCATTAAAAATGTTTAATTTAGATGGGAATCCTAAAAGTCTTTTAAAAGCTGGAGATATAGCTAAATTCTATCCTATTTCTTATGAAGATTACTTAAAGCTAAAGGAGGAAAATTAGTGAATATATCTGTTTTGAGCTCAGGACTTCTCACAACTATCCAAGATCTTGGAAGAATTGGCTATCAAAAATATGGAGTTATAGTCAGCGGAGCCATGGATACTTATGCAATGAGACTTTCTAATATTATGGTTGGAAATGATGAAAATGAATCTGTCTTAGAAATGACATTAATTGGACCTTCCTTAAAGCTTGAAAAAGGAACTTTATTTTCATTAACTGGTGGAAATCTCTCCCCTACCATTAATGAAATAAAAGTTCCTATGGGAAGACCTATTTATTTAACTAAGGACTGTATCCTAAAATTTGGCCCATGTATTAAAGGCTGCCGATCTTACTTGGCTGTTGCTGGAGGCTTTGATGTTCCAAAGATTATGGGAAGTAAAAGTACATACTTAAGGGCTGGATTTGGTGGTTTTAATGGAAGAGCACTAAGAAAAGATGATGTACTTAGCATTGGTGTTAAAAGTCAGCTATCACATGAAATAATAAAAAAAATGAAAGATATTGAGGGCAATGGAGACTTTGTTTCTTCAGGCTGGTATATGAAAAACTTCATGATGCAAAACCCTGATAGTACAGTTATTAGAGTATTTGAAGACAGACAATTTAATGCGATCTCTGAAGAAAGCATAAATAAATTCTTTAATTCAAAGTTTAACGTAGAAAATCAGTCTGATAGAATGGGTTATCGTTTATCTGGTGAAAAAATTGAACTTAAAGAAAAATTAGAAATGATATCTGAAGAAGTATCTGTTGGAACTATTCAAATTCCTCCAGATGGCAATCCAATCATTCTTTTAGCCGATAGACAGACAGCTGGAGGATATCCAAAGATTGCTCATGTTGCATCTGTAGACATACAAAAAATAGTTCAGCTAAAACCTAACGATAAAATTACATTTAAGAAAATCACACTAAAGGAAGCTGAAAAACTATATTTTAAAAGAGAAAAAGATATTGTAGAGCTAAAAAAATCAATGAGATTAATAACTATATAGAGTTTAATGAGTGAATATATTAATAGTAGGAACTTTTAAAACTAAATTTTTAGAAATAAATAAAGATTTATACTAATGTACCTTTTTATCTTTTTAAATTCTTACCTTTTTAAATTGTAAAAAATTTAAAAAGGTAAGAATTTTTGATCTTTTAAAGTTTTATATATATATTTCTAGCATCATTTACAGATAAAAAATTTAAGAATTCAACTTATTAGATGAGAATATTTATAAAATTGCTAAAACTTTAGATTCATATCTTCACTAGAAATAATAAATATATTTGTAGCCACAAGTGGCATAATAAGGATAAAACATTTGGAAATGATTTGTTAAACGGTAAGTTGCTACATAAGTATAGCTTATGAAATATATTCCAACCAGAAATGAGTAATATACTTTTGTGGAATGTTTCATTGGTAATTTTGATGGATGTGATCCTTTGGCTATAAGTTGTCCCAAATGTGCTAGTTCAAAAAGTGAGAATCGAAATTTTATATTTCGTTCTTCGAACTTTCTCTGTGAGCGATTGTTCTTTGAGGCTAGCACTTTGGGCGCAACTTTATAGCCTTAGAATGACCCATCAGAATTACCTAGAAACTGGAACAAAAGTATGTTATTCATTTCGGCTAGTTATATGCATAAGTTCAGGTCTTAGTTGGGTTATCTATATAGATAAACAATTTAAGAATTAGACTTATTAGATGAACATATTTACAAAGTTGCTAAAACTTTAAGCTCATATCTTCACTAGAAATCACAAATATATTTGTGTAGAAAACATTTGAAAATGAGCTGTTAAAGGTTCTTAGCTGTAGGTTGTTCCATTTTAGCTTGTGAAGTGAGAGTCCAAAATTTTATTTTGGGTTGTCGAACTTCCTCAGCGAATGTAATGAGTCGAGCTTCCCTAGGAAAGTTGGAGCATGCTAAAGTGGATATAACCTGCTGCTTAGAACCTTCAGCGATATTTTCATAGCTTTTCGGAATCAAAATATTTATGATTTCGGTAAGTTTATCACATAAGTCTAGTTTTAAAGTTGGACATCTATAAATTTTTTTGCTTTAATTAAATCAATCCATTTTTTTGTAGAAATTCTACAGCAACATCTTTAGGATCTTTTTTTAATTCATCTACTTCATAGTTTAATTCGCCCATTACATCATTATTAAGTAAATCTCCTACTTCTTCTACAAGCGGTTGAATTTCAGGATATTTCTTTAATATCTCAGCTCGTACAACTGGAACCGCATAATATGGAGGGAAGAAGTTTTTATCATCTTTTAAAACACTTAAATCATATTTTTTTAATAATCCATCTGTTGAAAATGCATCTATAACATCACTTTCTTTGTTCATTAATGCCGCATACCTAGGACTACCATCTATACCTACAGTATTCTTAAAATTCAAATTATATTTTTTAGATAAGCCTACTAGTCCATCTTCCCTATTCAGGAACTCTAAGGTTGTAGTTGCAGTAATGTCATTTGATACTTTAGATAGGTC from the Clostridium beijerinckii genome contains:
- a CDS encoding biotin-dependent carboxyltransferase family protein gives rise to the protein MNISVLSSGLLTTIQDLGRIGYQKYGVIVSGAMDTYAMRLSNIMVGNDENESVLEMTLIGPSLKLEKGTLFSLTGGNLSPTINEIKVPMGRPIYLTKDCILKFGPCIKGCRSYLAVAGGFDVPKIMGSKSTYLRAGFGGFNGRALRKDDVLSIGVKSQLSHEIIKKMKDIEGNGDFVSSGWYMKNFMMQNPDSTVIRVFEDRQFNAISEESINKFFNSKFNVENQSDRMGYRLSGEKIELKEKLEMISEEVSVGTIQIPPDGNPIILLADRQTAGGYPKIAHVASVDIQKIVQLKPNDKITFKKITLKEAEKLYFKREKDIVELKKSMRLITI
- the pxpB gene encoding 5-oxoprolinase subunit PxpB — encoded protein: MDKNKFEISQISETSALVEFGKEISADINKKVRTFCSYLDKHPFTGMVEYIPAFASVSIVYNPLKLNTDSPYDDVKSILNDILSKLDFTSPDKEHIVAIPVCYGGEFGPDLEHVAKINNLTVDEVIKIHSEGNYLVYMIGFAPGFPYLGGMSEKISAPRRESPRAVIPAGSVGIAGMQTGVYPIETPGGWQLIGRTPLKMFNLDGNPKSLLKAGDIAKFYPISYEDYLKLKEEN